The following proteins are encoded in a genomic region of Atribacteraceae bacterium:
- a CDS encoding S41 family peptidase: MPGKNVVRYISRLVDGTGVDGVKNVNTKRVAIWMTFTILLAFLFGWSTVKANRDDIDVRRLFDDLYWQPLLETIHLLENEHYNFSTSDREAMVEEAIRGILQEIDDPYARYLDPEDYRIEQEDRIDGEFSGLGVVITMQEDRLTVISPYMGSPAFQAGVRAGDVILSIDGISTEGMAMDEAVRRLRGPVGTQVVLEIEREGLDGVYATTVIRDIIRIKSVEFELIEEGIGLLRLNQFHGKTDSELREALEALKRLEVRGLILDLRNNPGGLLTTAIQSTGLFVPRDGPLLIIQDNTGRRDVLRNFNPRVWDAPIVILINEGTASGAEIMAGALRVNLYTEIIGEKSFGKGVVQQIFPLSHGGGILFTVSEFFLPDGTKIKERGIEPDVVVEDDEEQMETALREIQRMLNEVAMVR; encoded by the coding sequence ATGCCTGGAAAGAATGTGGTAAGATATATTTCCCGGCTGGTCGACGGCACGGGCGTTGACGGAGTGAAGAATGTGAACACAAAACGAGTGGCCATATGGATGACCTTTACTATTTTGCTGGCGTTTCTGTTCGGTTGGAGCACGGTCAAGGCCAACCGGGATGATATCGACGTGCGGAGGTTGTTTGACGACCTTTACTGGCAGCCTTTGCTGGAAACCATCCATCTTTTAGAGAACGAACATTACAACTTTTCCACCTCGGACCGGGAAGCCATGGTCGAAGAGGCTATCCGGGGGATTTTGCAAGAAATTGACGACCCGTATGCCCGGTATCTTGACCCGGAAGATTATCGGATCGAGCAGGAAGATCGCATCGATGGTGAATTTTCCGGGTTGGGGGTGGTTATTACCATGCAGGAAGACCGACTGACGGTCATCTCTCCCTACATGGGTTCACCCGCCTTTCAGGCTGGCGTGCGGGCCGGTGATGTGATCCTGTCCATTGATGGAATTTCGACCGAAGGTATGGCCATGGATGAGGCGGTGAGGCGGCTACGCGGTCCGGTAGGGACGCAGGTGGTCCTGGAGATTGAGCGGGAAGGCCTGGATGGCGTCTATGCCACTACCGTGATTCGAGACATCATTCGGATCAAGAGTGTGGAGTTCGAGTTGATCGAGGAAGGGATCGGCCTATTGCGGCTGAATCAGTTCCACGGAAAAACAGACAGCGAACTTCGGGAAGCCTTGGAAGCTCTGAAGCGACTCGAGGTTCGGGGTTTGATTCTCGATTTGCGGAATAATCCGGGAGGGCTTCTGACGACCGCCATTCAGAGTACCGGCCTCTTCGTTCCGAGAGATGGCCCGCTATTGATCATACAGGACAACACTGGAAGACGGGATGTCCTCCGTAACTTTAACCCCAGAGTCTGGGACGCTCCCATAGTGATCCTGATCAACGAAGGCACGGCAAGCGGGGCCGAAATTATGGCTGGTGCGCTCCGGGTAAACCTGTATACGGAAATTATCGGAGAAAAATCGTTTGGCAAGGGTGTTGTTCAACAGATATTTCCTCTGTCGCACGGTGGCGGTATTTTATTTACCGTGTCCGAGTTTTTCCTGCCTGATGGAACCAAGATAAAAGAACGGGGTATCGAGCCTGATGTAGTCGTTGAGGACGATGAAGAACAGATGGAAACCGCCTTACGGGAAATACAGAGGATGTTGAATGAAGTGGCCATGGTCAGGTAA
- a CDS encoding divergent polysaccharide deacetylase family protein yields the protein MKWPWSGKAVFWFIVVSLIAVSLTLINEVTRENPVRNRYIAFARMAPSEQEKWLALFILQEIQELLPSLVMQTVDLPGTVYEALEVQVEIRKNEERDILAQRMQLIFSILSQFGYYGERRAESDGDRYYIFRDLKPWFVLDVLLITRYQVALVIDDFGYSLEKAERFAALPHKLTMAILPHLPLSPVIARRAREVGREVIIHFPMEAVDPAQNEREPFLLRTGTDIATIRRMLIESREGVPYAVGLNNHKGSRATSDRTTMEKFMRVLREKNLYFLDSLTSVSSLAYSQANVAGITSYRRDVFLDGEDSREYVLDRLHETVALARRQGYAVAIGHPRDETYQALTEFFNSFNDPDIEFLYLSEIRR from the coding sequence ATGAAGTGGCCATGGTCAGGTAAGGCAGTTTTTTGGTTTATCGTCGTCTCTCTCATCGCTGTTTCACTGACTCTCATCAATGAGGTGACCAGGGAGAACCCAGTACGTAACCGTTATATCGCGTTTGCCCGGATGGCACCCTCTGAGCAGGAGAAATGGCTAGCTCTTTTTATCCTTCAGGAAATCCAGGAATTGCTCCCCAGCCTTGTGATGCAAACTGTGGATTTGCCGGGTACTGTCTATGAGGCTCTGGAAGTTCAGGTTGAGATCAGGAAAAATGAAGAGCGGGATATCCTCGCTCAAAGGATGCAACTCATTTTTTCCATTCTGTCGCAATTCGGATATTATGGAGAGCGTAGGGCCGAAAGCGACGGAGACCGTTACTATATTTTCCGGGATCTAAAGCCCTGGTTTGTCCTCGATGTCTTGCTCATCACCCGCTACCAAGTGGCTCTGGTGATCGATGATTTCGGATACTCCCTGGAAAAAGCTGAGCGGTTTGCGGCCCTTCCCCATAAACTGACCATGGCGATTTTACCCCATCTTCCACTCAGTCCGGTCATTGCCCGTCGGGCCAGGGAAGTCGGAAGAGAAGTCATAATCCACTTTCCCATGGAAGCTGTTGACCCAGCCCAGAATGAGCGGGAACCTTTTTTGCTCCGTACCGGGACTGACATCGCAACCATCCGTAGGATGCTCATCGAATCCCGGGAAGGAGTGCCTTATGCAGTAGGCCTGAACAATCATAAGGGATCCCGGGCTACCTCCGACCGTACTACGATGGAGAAGTTCATGCGGGTTTTAAGAGAAAAGAACCTCTATTTTCTGGACAGCCTGACCTCTGTTTCTTCGCTGGCCTATTCCCAAGCCAACGTTGCAGGCATAACCAGTTACCGGAGGGATGTCTTCCTGGACGGAGAAGATTCCCGGGAATACGTGCTTGACAGGTTGCATGAAACAGTGGCTCTGGCCCGCCGGCAGGGCTATGCCGTGGCGATCGGCCATCCGAGGGATGAGACATATCAAGCCCTGACTGAGTTCTTTAACAGTTTTAATGATCCGGATATTGAATTTCTCTATCTTTCCGAAATCCGCAGGTAG
- a CDS encoding PaaI family thioesterase has protein sequence MNTCLAGIVPWHFQGLQGVVYGGIVSALLDEAVSHSIKAAGEMAVTGTLEVRFLKPCRTEIPLRACARITRKKEKTIETAGELIQDQAIVAEGKAVFVKSSCEVKDSGT, from the coding sequence GTGAATACCTGTCTCGCGGGAATAGTCCCTTGGCATTTCCAGGGATTGCAAGGGGTGGTGTACGGTGGCATCGTTTCTGCGCTGCTTGACGAAGCCGTGTCTCACAGTATTAAGGCCGCCGGCGAGATGGCGGTCACCGGAACTCTCGAAGTCCGTTTTCTTAAGCCTTGTCGGACGGAAATACCGCTTCGGGCGTGCGCGAGGATTACCCGAAAAAAAGAAAAGACCATTGAGACCGCCGGAGAATTGATCCAGGACCAAGCGATCGTGGCGGAAGGAAAAGCTGTATTTGTGAAGAGCAGTTGTGAAGTGAAGGATAGTGGGACGTAA